Genomic segment of Pararhodobacter zhoushanensis:
AAAGAATCGTCACCAGCGTGCCTTCGCCGACACGCTCGTACAGGTCGATGATTTCCTGATTGATCATGCGGTAATAGCCAGCGGAATCGCCGGGCCCGGTGGCCGAGCCAAGCGGTGTGCCATGAATACTCAGCCCTTCGTCCGCCCCCGTCCCGCGCGACCGCAGATAAAGCGCGCGCGCGCCCAGCGGGGCTGACGGTCCGGCGGGTTCTGTGAATGCCGTGCCCTCGTCGACCAGGGTTGGCGCAGGCGCAGCGGTAGCCTCCGGCCAGGGCTGGCCCCGATAGATCTCGGCGTTTCCGTGCCAGCCCAGCGCCGCACGCCCCACGGCGATGCTGTAGCGCAGGGCAAAGCCGCCGCGCAGCACCAGATACAGCGCGTGCTCGTCGGCGATGATCACGATCGAATCGCGCGGATAGTCTATCGTGAAAGGGACGAGCTGACGCAGCTGCCCAGCGGCGATATCCTCGGTCTGGACGGCCGGGATTGTAAAACCGCCATCCAGCCGCATGCCATAGTCAAGCGGCTCGACCACCGGGTCCGCGTTGCTGGACACGCAGCCGGACACCGGAAAAAGCGCGATGCCACCCAGAACGGCGCGGCGGGACAGATCAATCATGGCAGACTCACAGGCTCAGGTCAGGGGCTTTGTCCTATAATGCCGCTCCTGACCGCAAGGTGCCAGCCAAAACCCCGTGTAGTTAAAGCTCGGTCCGCAGATGCCACAGTTCAGGGAACAGCTCGACCTCCAGCATCCGGCGCAGATACATCACCCCGGCGGTGCCGCCGGTGCCGCGCTTGAAGCCAATGACCCGTTCGACCGTGGTGACATGGTTAAAGCGCCAGCGGCGGAAATAGTCCTCGAAATCGACCAGCTTCTCGGCCAGCTCGTACAGCTCCCAGTGTTTTTGCGGATCGCAATAAACCTCGCGCCACGCGGCCTGCACGCTCTCGTCAGCGCGCCAGGGCTGACGCAAATCGCGGTTCAGAATGTCGGCCGAGATCGCAAACCCGGCCTTCGCCAACACCCGCACGGCCACGTCATACAGCGACGGCCGCGCCAGTTCGGCCTCCAGCGCTTGCGTCAGATCCTCGCGATGGGCATGCGGCTTGAGCAAAGCCACGTTACGGTTGCCAACGGTGAACTCGATCAGCCGATACTGCCACGACTGGAAGCCCGAGGATTCACCCAACGCATCGCGAAACTCGGTGTACTCGCTCGGCGTCATGGTACGCAGCACATCCCAGGCGTTGTTCAGCTGCTCGAAAATCCGCGCCACCCGGCTCAACATCTTGAACGCCAGCCGGGTGTTACCCTCCTGCAAGTGACCGCGTGCGGCGCTGATCTCGTGCAGCGCCAGCCGCATCCACAGCTCGCTGGTCTGGTGCTGAATGATGAACAGCATCTCGTCATGCGCGGTCGAGCGCGGATGCTGGGCGGTCAGGATCGCGTCCAGACCCAGATAGTCGGTGTAGGACATGCGGCCATCAAAGGCCATTTGCGCGCCTTCGCGGGCGGGATCGTAAGCT
This window contains:
- a CDS encoding L,D-transpeptidase; this encodes MIDLSRRAVLGGIALFPVSGCVSSNADPVVEPLDYGMRLDGGFTIPAVQTEDIAAGQLRQLVPFTIDYPRDSIVIIADEHALYLVLRGGFALRYSIAVGRAALGWHGNAEIYRGQPWPEATAAPAPTLVDEGTAFTEPAGPSAPLGARALYLRSRGTGADEGLSIHGTPLGSATGPGDSAGYYRMINQEIIDLYERVGEGTLVTIL
- the kynA gene encoding tryptophan 2,3-dioxygenase, with amino-acid sequence MTEAYDPAREGAQMAFDGRMSYTDYLGLDAILTAQHPRSTAHDEMLFIIQHQTSELWMRLALHEISAARGHLQEGNTRLAFKMLSRVARIFEQLNNAWDVLRTMTPSEYTEFRDALGESSGFQSWQYRLIEFTVGNRNVALLKPHAHREDLTQALEAELARPSLYDVAVRVLAKAGFAISADILNRDLRQPWRADESVQAAWREVYCDPQKHWELYELAEKLVDFEDYFRRWRFNHVTTVERVIGFKRGTGGTAGVMYLRRMLEVELFPELWHLRTEL